CAACGCAGCATGCGGCAGCGCATTATCCtggtgcaaaaaccaacagTTGTCGGCCCGACTCTTTCTACGAATGGCTCCGCCAAACGGAACATAAAAgtcaaatagtattctttgttaACCGTTTGGCAGGTCGGATTGAAATTTTagtagtcagaaagcattgttaCACAATtgtaacgcgacgctgtttttcgaaaacattgagtgattttggaaccaagcatgcttttacttttcttaggcgAAATtgttctttcaaaatggttttcactgatccttcccaTATTCCAACGATACCTTAAGACCTCTGACTATTAATAGTCGATTATCCagcaccaattcttttattttattgacatcttgatcatcagttgatgttgatggccgtcaaAGTCGGAGATTAGAGACTACTATggtattacaaaatatttaaaaaagcagAAAATGCCAGTAAAGGAGAATAAGAAGAAGCACAATAACTCAGTTGGAGATTAGAGACTACTATGGTATTACcataaattgataaaatctcAGTCAAGAATGGACGAGAGAATGAAACTTAACCTTAGAGACTGTTTTAGTATATACGTAGCTCAAAACCTTTCCAACTTCTTTTCCAATCGagataaagataaaaataatgaaCTATTTTTTCCAATAGATTGGTCTTTAGTAGTGCGTATACCTTGATGTAGAAGAGCGATTAGGTTACATTATATAGGGCTAAAAAGAATAAATCTTCCATAAGATGACAGCCTTTGCTTATAGGAGAGGCATTCGTTCCAAGAGAAAAAGAGCACACTCATATAGTAAATCGGTAAAAGCTCACTAAAGCgatctatatatataaactatctATTCTGGTCTATGGTTGAGGTCTTTGCAGATGAAAAATTCTCCTCAGGAGAACATCTGAATATCGATTGTCGCCAGTGTTTTTACAAATAAGGATGAGTGTTTATATGATACCTTCAAAATGGCAACAAGTTACCGAAGAAATCAAAGCACTTTTGGCTTAAATCAGACCCACGAACTATGCTAAATAAAACCCACAATTTGATGTAAAAATAATAGATTTCTTTTTCCTAGACCTAAACTTTCCAACACTGTAAATGTTAAGTAAAATCCGCTTGCATgaacattaattatttttattttagctcCCACAGTAATCCTTTTGGGAGAAATATCACATTTAATTGCTCTCACGTGCGTTGCCAGCAGgcttaattgtatttttatctACAAATTGAACATTTACATTGCATAAATGATTTCAAGGATTTCAGCAGGGACACATTAGGTACTCACGCACATGAAAGCAAACTTCACGACGGTTTTAACAACaactataattatttatttgcaagcCTTTTTGCTGAAACTCACACACTCTTTCTCTCTCAACAGGTGGCACGCTCATTCCGACCGGACTTTGTGCTGATACGCCAACCACCACGCGACGGTTCCAACGACTATCGCTCGACCATTATCGGGCTCAAGTATGGCGGCGTGCCCAGCATTAATTCGTTGCACTCGATTTATCAATTTCAGGTGTGTAGCATATGATGAAGAttggttttgaatttttttttatgagtgTACTTACTGCTTACCttacttatttttcaatatttttttatgaaaataatattttttcaggaCAAACCTTGGGTATTTGCTCACTTGCTGCAATTGCAACGTCGCTTGGGTCGCGACGCTTTTCCACTGATCGAGCAGACCTTCTTCCCCAATGCTAGGGATTTGGTAAGTGCATTTTCACTtctctaaaaatttatttgcaataaaattcgactttttcgtaaatttttttttacacatataaACAAGTATTATTTGTGGctttattacaataaatacaaataacagttaataatatatttatgtacatacaattaaAGCTCTAATTAGGTGAAGAAATACAGGGTAAAAGAATAAGTGAGAAGatgtggaaaaaaataaaactactcGTGCGGAAATGTGAACCTAAAATGTGCTATAGTACgtgggttgccttttatatttcgggattagagtaaagaaaacaaaatttaataatcgaAAAACGCTTTATCGTGTTCTAAAATATTCTCAATTAAGATCTATAAACTTtcgcatgcgtttgaaccaattatCGAAGCGCTTTTGCCACTTTGATTAAAGTATCTCAAAAACCGCCTCTTTTGGTGTTTTTACAAGTTTACctattagtttatcttttacataaggaaataaaaagaagtcattcggtccAAAGTCGGAACTATTCGgaggatgactcatcaaatcgatgttttgagtgatCAAAATTGCGGTTGTTTCGGTCGATGTGTGAGAGTTTGCTTTGTGTGATAGTAAAGAGTAATTCTAGTTGGTTTTTCTGATTTCTTAGAATGTTTGCAtatcactcagaatttactgttctttGTTTTTCGAGTTAGATGGTTGCGACATGTCCAGTATGTATTTCCAAAAAACAGGCAACTGTTTGCTTGGATGAGTTTCATGCGCAAAccacttttgttggattcggctcatctttaAACACCCATACGGTCGACTGCATTTTACTTTCAGGCTCATAGACTTAAGTCCACGATTCATCTCCTGTCACGATGTCATAGATCAATTTCGAAGCACAGCTATcttattttgttaacatttcttACGACCAATAGAaacgagccttttttgagcgatcgacaaattgtgcgggattcaacgtgaacatttttttcacagtCAAAAGCCCACGCAATTGCTTTATACCAGTATGCTGGTCCCACTAATGCTTTTAGTTGCCTCCATCTCACAATAGATTACATGACGATCTTTTAATATTAGTTTGTTCACAGCATCAATACTTTTCGAAACAACAACCGATTTTGGAAGACCTTCACGAAATCCGTCTTGGAGTCTCGACTGAATTCACCATACAATCGATAAACACTGGCCAAATCTTAATAAGTTAATCAACGTTCCAAGTTGTAACAAATAATCGCTCGAAATGTGGTTTGATTCTATTTTTTGTCCGGCCGGAATGcatatttcaagttactgtaagcaacacaaatagcgGTCGTACGTCAAAATGTTCTTAGTATGTATAACATTAAAAATGCCAAGCTTTACGACGAAGTTGTGAGTTGCtagattgcaacactagggttgcctaatcccgaaatataaaaggcaacctacgtaagTGGTCCTAattagtgaaaaattaattaaaatatttttaaacaattttttttttttaatagaataccgaaaaaaaataatttaaaaaaattaattttaaaattaaagaattacaaaataaaacaaaaattatttgaaattttttaaattaaattaaatataaaataaaaaacagttctaagaaattaaaagataatctcaaaacaacaaaaattatttaaacctttttaaattaaagtaaataaaaaaagattatttagatagattatttgaaattaataataaattttaataattaaatgaaacaatgaaatttgtaaatgtCAAAATGGAAATGCTGCGCGTGTACAACTACaaccaatacatacatatcaattttagtgtacatgtatgtatgtatgtgtgtaacatgttaaaattaaataagtattatTTCGTAAAATACAGCTAAACTACGAAGAATAAGCAGCAAATTTTCGTGTAAAACTATTTCTTGCCGATTTTGCTCAATTCTTTTACTGCCtcgatttatatatacatacataactagtACATATGTGTTATGCAATTTATGGATCGGACATGCATTTCTTGTATGCCGGCGTTCTTCGCCAGTGGCACTTGGAGATTATGCCTTCGGGCGTGCGGTAGTGTGAGGGAATGCAGGCGCTGTAATCGGTCTCACACTTAGCGAAGGGCGACCATTTGCACGAGGTTGCCGATTGGTGTTCACTTAAACAGCTTTGGCCGAAACAGGGTTGCAcctgtaagaagaagaaaattttaattactatattttttgttctcatgggaaaaatgaaaatagtagcacttcaaaattgtttttggtttttcacaAGCTATAAGTAAAATGTTAAAGTGATTGGATTCAAACACTTTGCCGATACATGAGTGCTTAGTccattttcagcatttttttatatacctatAACCGTTTCTTCACGATCAGGATTTcagctaacctaacctattgtTTCTTTCGTACCTTTCCAGCCATGCAAATCTTTTTGTAGTAAATTGTAAGtctatgcaaatattttgtaatactCACCGAGCATTTGCAACCCTTGCGATATGCGCCGGCAAAACCACGCCTCTCAACCACCGACATTTTCAGGTACTCCTTAACATAGCTGCAACTGTTCAAATACGGACCACGACCAGCAATCACGTAGAGCTTGCCTATGTCCAGATTAATGCCACACATAGCATCAGAGTTTGGTGTTACTATGCGACCGTGCTTGAGCAGCTTGTGACCGGCTTCGTTCATCTGCgtacacaatttaaaatttttatcttgcTTTTCGCGGTTTATACATTTTCGAAGTGCTCACTTACCTTATATGACTTCTTGACTTCCACTTTGTATGCGACGTTGTCTTGCACTAAACGGAGGGACTTACGCATTACGCGTATTATGacaactgaaaattttaaaataacaaatgaagttttgaataatttgtgaaaGAAGGTTTGTGAGTTATGATAATATGATATGGATGAGTTAAGCAGTCGCTCTCGCTACAAGTTAGCCTCCTTATTCATAATATCACATCGTTTAATGCCCCTAAAGCAATGCATTTCATACAAAACTAGTTTCGAACCATTCTAATTTGAATCAGGAAAATATTTCTAAcaactaaataataaaaaataataatcgattaccatttagattttttatcaacttttatCGATTACTTACATATTCGATTAAAATAGCGATTTTAGGTACTCTTTCGAATtttaaagaagaagagaaaatGGCTTCTTTTTTCGAGAAATTTATCGATAACTATTTCAATTGGTATAGGGATTAATCGAatacttaatattttaaattaaagtaagacgaatttcgaatttatttttattgacatttatcGATTACTATTTCAATTGTAATCTGGATTTATCGATTACTTATTCTTTTAAATTAGCTATTTTAAGTACTCTTTCCTgcaaatattaaagaataaGCCAAATATCGCTTTAGTGTTATCGATATTTATCGATTAATATTTCAACTGACTTTTGAATTGATAACCTTTcattgtcaaaaaattaaaaaaaattaaaattttcgattcTTGGCCGACATTTATCGATTAAAATAGCAATTGTAGATATTCTTTGGTTCGAATCATAAATAgaagttatataaatatttcacttactTTTATCGATACATATCGATTACtatttcaattgatttattgattGTTAATATCCTCTTCAACGACGTTTCCACggcacttaaaaataaaaattaactctTTACGATATACATTAATCTTATATGCAACTAGTTTATATATACGAAGTAGTCTAGAATGAACTAGCTGCACTTTTAGTTTGAAGAAACCTTATTTACGTTGAATAAAGATGCTATAAAACTTGTTGACTTTGAGATGAAATAAAGCTGACATTATCGATTTTTCGTTATGAACTAGTTAAAAATGAACAAGTTTCTTCTACCTCTTTGCACTCGATTTAAGCCTTTATCATTATCCATTTATATTTCTGAAGTTATTAAAAGTCAACTAGTTATAATTTCCATGGCATTTGTAACTAGTTTCAAACTAGTTCTAACGAATTCAATTTGGTTGGAAAAAAGTATGTATTATTTATCAACTAGTTagaaatttcatgacatttgtAATTAGTTTCAAACTAGTTCTAACGAACTCAATTTAGTTCGaaaaaagtttgtattttttgtcaaatagtTAGAATTTGTGTGTTATTTGTCACTAGAGTCTAGCAAGTTCTAAAGAACCCAATTTATCAACtagttagaatttttttatcattagtAACTAATTTTAATGTATTACTTTGGTTCGAATTAAGCGTGTATTATCTATAACTAGTTTAGATCTGGTTAAAAATTCACTAGTTATTTTTTTGGCAACCAGTTTTACAATCAcaatcaattaaagctaatactTTTCGTTTCACAAATTATAGTATTACAATTACGCTTTCACCTCTCGTTACGAACATTCTCCAATTTTCATCGCAGATCAAGTATACGCCACGTACACCTGCACTACCTTTCCGATTAAAATGTGTAAGAAACTACATAAAACGAACAAAGCTAAGCAACAAATTTCCCCAGCGTAAGAGCAACAGAATAGAGAAATATTAATGTTTATTTAGTTGCATGTtctcattcaaataaaatacTGCGAACTGCAACGATACAGATTAACTAGTCTCGGGAGTTCCGGAGAACTCGGAATTAACTGCAAGCACAAAAGAAACTAATAGCTGTAACAACAAGCAGTGTCTAGAGTAACGCAATAATCTTCAATACATATCTACAATCAGTCAATCCAGTGTTAGCTGTTGATTCCTTGTAGAAGCCGCCAACATAGACAGCGCTTCGAAGCTTCAACTTTGCTTGCGCATCCAAGCGCAGctcatataatttttcttcagaATCCTTTGCAAATGGTTATAAACGCTTAAGGAAATAGGGAAAATTATTTTCCTGTAACGAATCTGCAGGCAAAATGTCTTAATGCTGCTAAGCATTGGCTCGTGcaagtatttttaatatacgAGGACTGCTCGAAGAGTCGATGACTGTCTGAATGAAACACATTTTAAGGTATTTACAAAATCtcgatatacttgtacatagtATTCTCTTGTAAATagagttaataatttttttgttggatATTCCTTGAAATACGTGTTAGAGTTAAGAAACCTCTGTACCGAGATGCGAGTAAGATAATTATACCGAGTATATAAAGACTGTGAAGTTGGGAAATTCTTTTCCAAGTTTCAGGACCTAATTCATGTAGAGCCTTGGATCTAATTTTCTTAGGGCTcctcaaaaaatttttggaaaatgattTCATATCATATGGCGTTGATACGGATCTTCTTTTAGTGTATTCCAGTAACGGATAGCTCACTaaattaattctaaaattaaGTAGTGCCGTTTAACAGCTGTAAATTCTAAAATTCACATGAACCCAATAAAGTTTCGTATTTATATCCTAGATACTTGCTGCTAGTTcttgttaaaaaacaaaaaaaaaagcgaTTAATTTGTGGCGATAatgatttagttttttttcgatatttatcatttatttgacTAATTCCATTAAAGTATCGATTTTAAGTATTCCTTCGTTCAAATCCTAAAGACAGGTGTAGCttattttccatttccattCCATTCTTATTCCATTAATATAGCAATTTAAAGTATTCTTTTctgcaaatattaaataagaagACAAATATCGCCTAATTTTTATCGATAATTATCGTTTACTTTTTCGAATGATTCTTGAACTATGAAAATTTTACtgtaaaacaaattataaaaaagtaaatatttcgactttttatcgaaatttaTCGATTTTATTCGGCATTTGTCGATTATCCGTTTAAATTTTCTAAGAAATATTCTTCCGACTTAatcataagaaaaatataaataaaaattttatttacttttatcgACATTTATCGATTATAATCGAAATCTATCGACTACTCGTTtatattttctacaaatattcCTTAGATTGAATTATATGaaaaagatatataaatatttggcttatttttatcgatatttatcGATTATTTCCTTAATTGATTTCTTGAATGTGAATATCTTCTTGGacgtaaaattaataaaaacaaaatattaatcaaGCTTGAGTGAGacaccatttaattttaattctaaaatataaaaaaacctaGGCATATCCAATTTCACTCGTACAAACAAAACATTCAGCTATCTTGACACCTTTTCGCACTTAGAGCGCTATGCTTCTACTCTAAAGCGACTATGATGAGATAATATAATTTGTACGGGCACACTTTAATGTATTATTTCTGCACAACGAAGCCAGAAGCAGCTTCCTTCCTATATTTACTATACTCTACATTTTGCTACAGTAATATTTACACAGCGGCTTCCTGCCTAAAGGAGGTTACGAGTCCTGTATCCTTCCGTGCTGTCCATCAGTCACAGTGGCTGTGTATACACGCATACCAAACTCACTCTCCTCACCACTTACCATAGTCAGCATTGCAGAAGTGTGTCTGCGGATGGCTGGGCATGCAACTGCACGCCTCCACCGGACTGCTGTAGAGCGCCAACAGCGAGAGCAGCATCAACGCCAGTAATCCCAAATATTTTCCAACATCCATACTTGACAGCTATTGATTTTGCGCTTGATTtctatttgctttatttgcttaGCCTTTTCTGGTGTCGCTATGCCTTCGAGCGGTGGACGGGTGGGCTATTTTCTATTGCTTTGAGTTGAGTGTGTAACTGTCACCGATTAGTTTTGAAGCTTTTGCTGAAACGaataaataaacgaataaaTATAGTACCGTATTCTGTTGAGtgtgttgttgtaaaatgtttGCTAAgctattttaattaacttaattcgAATTGCAGCAAAAAAGTTGTGTCATTTCTAGTCCCTTATCAGCTGTCAGAAACATTTATGCTGGCGaataaaaatgcttttataACTGTATAATCCACtgaaactaattttattttgaattttattatttgctttccAGCACTTATGTAACACTCTCCATCAGCTGGAGCATGTCAAATCAATTGTTCCATTTACCATTTTCTAAGTGTGTCCTTATCACTTATGTAAATGTTTGCCACCGCCGCACAAAATTTTGAGTCGGTAGTcatttacatacgtacatatttatttacttatgtatatgttttgaaTGTCATCATGTCAAGCGCAAACCGCAAAATATTACGAAACAAGAACAAGTGATTTCAAAAAGGCTTCAGGCGACACCTTCGCACAGGGTTGTATTTGTGTttccaaaatttgtttgtttagtcTTGAGCAAATACGTTTGAGCTtaaccaaataaatattaataatatctgTTTAAGCAAGCTTGTTCAAGCAAAATTGATTACGAAGCTTATAAGTTTTCCTACAAATCGGCTAATATTTCAAAGCAGCAATATTAATATGCTACGAACAAGAAAAAGTAcatggaataaaaaaaaatactaaatttcgaAACTATTTAAATGAAGTTATAGTTTAAGTAatactttttggaaaaattaccaAGACTTACTGAAATATTTTGATCTCAAACCAAAAAACTGGCGTATTTATAAGTCTTCCTACAAATTGTGGCTCATATTAACTAAAACACATTGTTATGTAATACCTACTTTTGtggaaaatattgttaatttcaTTGAGAAGCATTCATAAGAGATCAAGCGATCGGCTACTTTCAAAGTTCGA
The sequence above is drawn from the Bactrocera tryoni isolate S06 chromosome 1, CSIRO_BtryS06_freeze2, whole genome shotgun sequence genome and encodes:
- the LOC120766772 gene encoding tissue inhibitor of metalloproteinase; the encoded protein is MDVGKYLGLLALMLLSLLALYSSPVEACSCMPSHPQTHFCNADYVVIIRVMRKSLRLVQDNVAYKVEVKKSYKMNEAGHKLLKHGRIVTPNSDAMCGINLDIGKLYVIAGRGPYLNSCSYVKEYLKMSVVERRGFAGAYRKGCKCSVQPCFGQSCLSEHQSATSCKWSPFAKCETDYSACIPSHYRTPEGIISKCHWRRTPAYKKCMSDP